A genomic region of Papaver somniferum cultivar HN1 chromosome 7, ASM357369v1, whole genome shotgun sequence contains the following coding sequences:
- the LOC113298707 gene encoding expansin-A16-like, translated as MSPLKSTTMQRGVALSTLLLLLFLTLPANVLASSSRHTLTRSRNLIASDPIEGVHAKHHKKKFAPGPWKQAHATFYEGSATTYGGACGYDDLSKEGYGTESAALSTTLFNDGYGCGSCYEIKCVNDPQWCKPGQPSIFVTGTDFCPPNYALPSNNGGWCNPPNHHFDLSKTAFLEIAEYKAGIVPVQYRRVPCKKQGGIRFTISGNPYYNKVLVWNVAGAGDIKMVKVKGSQNLGWTNMKRDWGQYWITDAKCVGESLTFRVIASDGRSSTSWHVTPENWQFGQTFEGKNFK; from the exons ATGTCACCGTTGAAATCGACAACAATGCAGCGAGGCGTTGCATTATCAACATTATTGTTGCTACTATTTCTCACCCTTCCTGCAAATGTTTTAGCCTCTTCTTCTCGTCATACATTGACACGATCTAGGAACCTTATTGCAAGTGATCCAATTGAAGGTGTACATGCCAAGCATCACAAAAAAAAGTTTGCACCTGGACCATGGAAACAAGCCCATGCAACTTTCTACGAAGGGTCTGCAACAACCTATG GTGGAGCTTGTGGATACGATGATTTAAGCAAAGAAGGATATGGAACAGAATCAGCAGCACTAAGCACAACATTATTCAACGATGGGTATGGGTGTGGTTCATGCTACGAGATTAAGTGTGTCAATGATCCACAGTGGTGCAAGCCAGGACAACCTTCAATCTTTGTAACTGGTACAGATTTTTGTCCACCTAACTACGCCCTTCCAAGCAACAATGGAGGATGGTGTAACCCTCCAAACCATCATTTCGACCTTTCAAAAACTGCATTCCTTGAGATAGCCGAATACAAAGCTGGAATCGTTCCTGTACAATATCGAAGAGTTCCTTGTAAAAAACAAGGTGGGATTAGGTTCACCATCTCAGGGAACCCTTATTATAACAAAGTTTTGGTGTGGAATGTAGCTGGTGCAGGAGATATTAAGATGGTTAAAGTTAAAGGTAGTCAAAATTTAGGTTGGACAAACATGAAGAGAGATTGGGGTCAGTATTGGATTACTGATGCAAAATGTGTTGGTGAGTCTCTCACTTTTAGAGTCATTGCGAGCGATGGACGTAGTTCTACTTCTTGGCATGTCACTCCTGAAAATTGGCAATTCGGTCAAACATTCGAAGGAAAGAACTTCAAGTAA